A DNA window from Streptococcus parapneumoniae contains the following coding sequences:
- the ndk gene encoding nucleoside-diphosphate kinase encodes MEQTFFIIKPDGVKRGLVGEVLKRIEQRGFTIEKLELRTQLSEELIDQHYQDLVGQSFYPPIREFMTSGPVLVGVISGPEVIETWRTMMGATRPEEALPGTIRGDFAKAASENQAIQNVVHGSDSEESAKREIALWF; translated from the coding sequence ATGGAACAAACATTTTTTATCATTAAACCAGACGGTGTAAAAAGAGGATTAGTAGGCGAAGTCTTGAAACGCATCGAACAACGTGGATTTACAATCGAAAAATTGGAGTTGCGTACACAGCTTTCAGAAGAGTTGATTGACCAGCACTATCAGGACTTGGTTGGTCAGAGTTTTTATCCACCGATTCGTGAATTTATGACTTCAGGCCCAGTTCTTGTGGGTGTCATTTCAGGTCCCGAAGTAATCGAAACTTGGCGGACTATGATGGGGGCAACTCGTCCAGAAGAAGCTTTACCAGGAACGATTCGAGGTGATTTTGCAAAAGCTGCTAGTGAAAACCAAGCTATTCAAAATGTTGTACATGGTTCAGATTCAGAAGAGTCAGCTAAGCGAGAAATTGCTCTTTGGTTTTAA
- a CDS encoding ABC transporter ATP-binding protein: MIELKQVSKSFGERELFSNLSMTFEAGKVYALIGSSGSGKTTLMNMIGKLESYDGTIFYRGKDLANYKSSDFFRHELGYLFQNFGLIENQSIEENLKLGLIGQKLSRAERRLRQKQALEQVGLDYLDLDKRIFELSGGESQRVALAKVILKNPPFILADEPTASIDPATSQLIMEILLSLRDDNRLIIIATHNPAIWEMADEVFTMDRLK, translated from the coding sequence ATGATTGAACTTAAACAGGTGAGTAAATCTTTTGGAGAACGAGAGTTATTTTCGAATCTTTCAATGACATTTGAGGCTGGAAAAGTCTATGCCTTAATTGGTTCAAGTGGTAGCGGAAAAACAACCTTGATGAACATGATTGGGAAATTAGAATCTTATGATGGGACGATTTTTTACCGAGGTAAAGACTTGGCCAATTATAAATCGAGTGATTTTTTTCGTCACGAATTGGGCTACCTCTTCCAGAACTTTGGCTTAATTGAAAACCAAAGTATTGAAGAAAACCTTAAGCTAGGTCTCATTGGTCAAAAGTTGAGTCGGGCGGAACGGCGGTTGAGGCAGAAGCAGGCTTTAGAACAGGTCGGCCTGGATTATCTTGACCTAGATAAGCGCATCTTTGAGTTATCGGGCGGAGAATCGCAACGGGTTGCCTTGGCAAAAGTTATCTTAAAGAATCCACCCTTTATTCTGGCAGATGAGCCAACAGCTTCAATAGACCCAGCAACCTCTCAGTTGATTATGGAGATTTTGCTATCTCTTCGAGATGATAATAGGCTAATCATTATCGCAACACATAATCCGGCAATTTGGGAGATGGCTGATGAAGTGTTCACGATGGATCGTCTGAAATAA
- a CDS encoding bacteriocin-associated integral membrane family protein has protein sequence MKKLFILISNLLASLFFVWVFTIWTDTYVSHYYPNVVVHDSSPETTFQHVATRLEKLAEETDSFIAIQHQDPNSEGTTVFSYTTFGDGKLPDGLQEKNLEDAQSSSVETNYFVFDGNLDIHLLREELSQLGLTNMHLTILSKLSTLMAIFSNGFQLISLLIFILTFGALTLISQISQLRSSGIRLISGEKRWSIFLRPVGEDLKGIAVGFSLAGVLAILMQKILSLPTQSLMTIGAGLLSYNLILLSISLFFAQLFAVGIKKIHLMQIIKGQVPVRGIINLILIGQLLAIIIVTLGIGSSLKYSQAWQQHRIGQEAWSQERQLITLSISREGTSPGFDEQAQRKFRTWYQLMDLAVSEQKAFLSRHQLIDRTLQNGMASSKNLTTSTEWHDYSPNGNVLIVTPQYLERQNIPVDTTIEQKMNHLDVGEFVLLLPEHLRSEEEHYKSVFEDDLTSRMSSQDERQQMTATVGYLESGQDRFVYNTTPISYQQFLKDPVIIVITPQSTGPQSVLFWVDAVQNYVLFNQLSDAQELIQRQGIENWVSEMQTGYHNYITLLDNIQRERWVMLAGAVLGIATSILLFNTMNRLYFEEFRRAIFIKRIAGLRFLEIHRTYLFAQLGVFLLGFVASVFLMVEIVVAFLVSLLFTGLSLLQLHVQMQKENKMSMLVLKGG, from the coding sequence ATGAAAAAATTATTTATACTCATATCCAACCTGCTTGCTAGTTTGTTCTTTGTTTGGGTATTTACCATTTGGACTGATACATATGTCTCCCATTATTACCCCAACGTTGTTGTACATGATTCTTCCCCTGAAACAACTTTTCAGCATGTTGCTACACGCTTGGAAAAACTAGCAGAAGAAACAGATAGCTTTATTGCGATTCAACACCAAGATCCTAACTCAGAAGGTACTACAGTTTTTTCTTATACGACCTTTGGAGACGGAAAGTTGCCTGATGGGCTACAGGAAAAAAATCTAGAAGATGCTCAAAGTAGTAGTGTTGAAACAAACTATTTTGTATTCGATGGAAACCTAGATATTCACTTGCTAAGGGAGGAGCTAAGTCAACTTGGCTTGACTAACATGCACCTGACAATTCTATCTAAACTATCTACGTTAATGGCTATCTTTAGTAACGGATTTCAGTTAATCAGTCTATTGATTTTCATCTTAACCTTTGGAGCACTGACTTTAATTAGTCAAATTAGCCAATTACGGTCGTCGGGCATTCGTCTCATTTCAGGAGAGAAACGGTGGTCCATTTTCCTTAGACCAGTTGGTGAGGATTTGAAAGGGATAGCTGTTGGTTTCAGTTTAGCTGGCGTGCTCGCCATTCTTATGCAAAAAATTCTGTCGCTTCCAACGCAATCCCTAATGACCATAGGAGCAGGCTTGCTCAGTTATAATCTCATCTTGTTGTCGATCTCCCTGTTTTTCGCTCAACTCTTCGCAGTTGGGATAAAAAAGATACACCTGATGCAGATTATAAAAGGGCAAGTGCCTGTCAGAGGAATCATTAATTTGATTTTAATCGGTCAACTATTAGCGATTATTATTGTAACGCTGGGAATAGGGAGTAGCTTAAAGTATTCCCAAGCCTGGCAACAGCATCGGATTGGACAAGAGGCTTGGAGCCAGGAAAGGCAACTGATTACCCTATCAATCAGCCGTGAAGGAACGAGTCCTGGTTTTGATGAACAAGCTCAAAGGAAATTCAGAACTTGGTATCAATTGATGGATCTGGCTGTTTCAGAACAAAAGGCTTTCTTATCTAGACACCAGTTAATTGACCGTACTTTGCAAAATGGCATGGCTTCCTCCAAAAACTTGACAACCTCTACAGAATGGCACGATTACAGCCCGAATGGCAATGTCCTTATCGTCACACCGCAATACTTGGAGCGTCAAAACATTCCTGTAGATACAACTATTGAGCAAAAGATGAATCACCTTGATGTAGGGGAGTTTGTCTTATTGCTGCCTGAACACCTCCGTTCAGAGGAAGAACATTATAAATCTGTTTTTGAAGACGACTTAACCAGTCGCATGTCTAGTCAAGATGAACGACAGCAAATGACTGCTACGGTAGGTTATTTGGAATCAGGTCAGGATCGTTTTGTGTATAATACGACCCCTATTTCTTACCAGCAGTTTTTGAAAGATCCAGTCATCATTGTTATAACACCCCAATCAACTGGTCCACAGTCCGTTTTGTTTTGGGTAGACGCAGTACAGAACTACGTTCTCTTTAATCAATTGTCTGATGCCCAGGAGCTTATCCAGAGACAAGGCATTGAAAATTGGGTCTCAGAAATGCAAACAGGTTACCACAACTACATCACATTATTGGATAATATACAGAGGGAACGTTGGGTAATGCTAGCAGGAGCTGTGCTTGGGATTGCAACTTCAATTTTGTTGTTTAACACTATGAATAGGCTCTACTTTGAAGAATTTAGACGTGCCATTTTTATCAAACGCATTGCAGGTCTCAGGTTCTTAGAAATCCATCGCACTTATCTCTTTGCTCAACTGGGTGTGTTTTTACTGGGATTTGTTGCGAGTGTATTTCTTATGGTAGAGATAGTAGTTGCTTTCTTAGTCTCGTTACTCTTTACTGGTCTATCTCTTTTACAGTTACATGTCCAAATGCAGAAAGAAAACAAGATGTCCATGCTTGTTTTGAAGGGAGGTTAA